The following coding sequences are from one Kushneria phosphatilytica window:
- the argB gene encoding acetylglutamate kinase, whose protein sequence is MTQSERDPRQVVEILSEALPYIQRFSGKTVVVKYGGNAMTEDTLIDSFARDIVLLKEVGLNPIVVHGGGPQIGELLERLSIESRFVDGMRVTDAQTMDVVEMVLGGLVNKSIVNLINRAGGQAIGLTGKDNAQIRARQLKVTRQTPEMTAPEIIDIGHVGEVEHVSTDLIEMLTSAHYIPVIAPIGVDEAGNAYNINADLVAGRVAEALNAEKLMLLTNVAGLMNEHGEIVTGLSTAEVDRLIDLGVIHGGMLPKIRCALEAVKHGVASAHIVDGRVPHATLLEIFTNAGVGTLITDTREVPTRETDRSDNADAG, encoded by the coding sequence ATGACCCAGTCCGAACGCGATCCCCGCCAGGTCGTGGAAATTCTTTCCGAGGCACTGCCCTATATTCAGCGCTTCTCGGGCAAGACCGTAGTGGTCAAGTACGGCGGTAACGCCATGACCGAGGATACCCTGATCGACTCCTTTGCACGCGATATCGTGCTACTCAAGGAAGTCGGGCTCAATCCGATTGTGGTGCATGGTGGTGGCCCGCAGATCGGCGAACTGCTTGAGCGCCTGTCGATCGAGTCGCGCTTCGTTGATGGCATGCGTGTCACTGATGCCCAGACCATGGATGTGGTCGAGATGGTACTTGGCGGCTTGGTCAACAAGAGCATCGTCAACCTGATCAATCGTGCCGGTGGTCAGGCCATCGGCCTGACCGGCAAGGATAATGCCCAGATCCGTGCCCGGCAGTTGAAGGTCACCCGCCAGACGCCGGAAATGACTGCCCCCGAGATTATCGACATTGGTCATGTAGGCGAGGTCGAACATGTCTCCACCGATCTGATCGAGATGCTCACAAGCGCCCATTATATCCCGGTCATTGCTCCGATCGGCGTTGACGAGGCAGGCAATGCCTATAACATCAATGCCGATCTGGTCGCCGGACGCGTCGCCGAAGCACTGAATGCCGAAAAGCTGATGCTGTTGACCAATGTGGCCGGACTGATGAACGAGCATGGCGAGATCGTCACCGGTCTATCAACGGCCGAAGTCGACCGTCTGATCGATCTCGGGGTCATTCACGGCGGCATGCTGCCCAAGATCCGTTGCGCTCTGGAAGCGGTCAAGCACGGCGTGGCCAGCGCCCATATCGTCGATGGGCGGGTCCCGCACGCCACCCTGCTGGAAATCTTTACCAACGCCGGAGTTGGTACCCTGATTACCGACACCCGGGAAGTACCCACGCGAGAGACTGATCGGTCGGACAACGCCGACGCCGGATAA